A region of Lycium barbarum isolate Lr01 chromosome 1, ASM1917538v2, whole genome shotgun sequence DNA encodes the following proteins:
- the LOC132631872 gene encoding uncharacterized protein LOC132631872: MCSSKKQAGVVDISPQTPSHINGRPVFQPYSNRDPLLARHNSHKKSTNFKISSPSSTTNNNSAAKVKNSVLTTPPISPKIKSPRQQTSSEKIVTPKKSPSFKISTPPVSPKIKSPRQQTSSEKILTPKKSPSFKISTPPVSPKIKSPRQQTSSEKILTPKKSPNLQISTPLASPKIKSPRQQVIKKVNTSCEKIVTTKKGNTDSTILVKDSCKKDSSFMILEVAGSIAAARREQVANMQVQRKKKIAHYGRTNSVKLVTPLDSSNNSSFKEGKRCSFITPNSDPVYIAYHDEEWGVPVHDDNLLFELLVLTVAQVGSDWTSVLKKRQDFRDAFSGFDPEIVAKYNEKKINSTSTEYSIEMSQVRGVVDNSKRILEIKKQFGSFQKYLWGFVSNKPIATQYKACNKIPVKTSKSEAMSKDMVKRGFRYVGPTVIHSFMQAVGLTNDHLLTCPRHVQCAALATHPPIAL, translated from the exons ATGTGTTCTTCCAAGAAACAAGCAGGGGTTGTTGATATTTCCCCACAAACACCCTCTCATATCAATGGACGCCCTGTTTTTCAACCATATAGCAATAGAGACCCTCTCTTGGCACGCCACAATTCCCACAAAAAATCAACAAATTTCAAgatttcttctccttcttcaacaACAAATAACAATAGTGCTGCAAAAGTGAAAAATTCAGTACTAACAACTCCTCCTATCTCTCCTAAAATCAAGTCTCCTAGACAACAAACAAGTAGTGAGAAAATTGTGACACCTAAAAAGTCACCTAGTTTCAAGATTTCAACTCCTCCTGTTTCTCCTAAAATTAAGTCCCCTAGACAACAAACAAGTAGTGAGAAAATTTTGACACCTAAAAAGTCACCTAGTTTCAAGATTTCAACTCCTCCTGTTTCTCCTAAAATTAAGTCCCCTAGACAACAAACAAGTAGTGAGAAAATTCTGACTCCTAAAAAGTCACCTAATTTACAGATTTCAACTCCTCTCGCTTCTCCTAAAATCAAGTCCCCTAGACAACAAGTTATCAAGAAAGTGAATACAAGTTGTGAGAAAATTGTGACAACTAAAAAAGGAAATACTGATTCTACAATCTTGGTGAAGGATTCTTGTAAAAAAGACTCTTCctttatgattcttgaagttgCTGGAAGCATAGCAGCAGCAAGAAGGGAACAAGTTGCCAACATGCAAGtgcaaagaaaaaagaaaattgcACATTATGGAAGAACTAATTCTGTCAAATTAGTCACTCCGCTTGATTCTTCCAATAATTCAAGTTTTAAAGAGGGCAAAAGATGCAGCTTTATCACACCTAATTCTG ACCCTGTTTATATTGCATACCATGATGAAGAATGGGGAGTTCCTGTCCATGATGATAA TCTGCTATTTGAATTGTTGGTATTAACTGTGGCTCAAGTTGGATCAGACTGGACTTCAGTGTTAAAGAAAAGGCAAGATTTCAG GGATGCCTTTTCAGGATTTGATCCAGAAATTGTTGCAAAATACAATGAAAAGAAGATAAATTCAACAAGTACTGAATATAGCATTGAGATGAGCCAAGTTCGAGGGGTTGTTGACAATTCTAAAAGAATTTTAGAG ATCAAGAAACAATTCGGGTCGTTCCAAAAGTACTTGTGGGGATTTGTGAGCAACAAGCCCATTGCAACACAATACAAGGCCTGCAACAAAATTCCAGTAAAGACATCAAAATCAGAAGCAATGAGCAAAGATATGGTGAAAAGAGGATTCAGATATGTTGGCCCAACTGTTATACACTCCTTCATGCAGGCAGTTGGGCTTACTAATGACCACCTATTAACCTGCCCAAGACATGTCCAATGTGCTGCCTTGGCAACTCATCCACCTATTGCTCTATGA